In the genome of Fusobacterium sp., one region contains:
- a CDS encoding 4-hydroxyphenylacetate 3-hydroxylase family protein has product MALKTPQEYLDSLRKLNLEVYLFGERVKDPVDNPIIRPSLNSVIMTYELAQDPKYADLMIVDSHMTGEKINRFTHIHQSTSDLVKKVKMQRLLGQKTAACFQRCVGMDAFNAVYSTTYETDQKYGTEYHTRFKKFLEYVQREDLTVDGAMTDPKGDRGLSPSKQEDPDLFLHIVEKREDGIVVKGAKVHQTGIVNSHEVLVMPTISMMEEDKEYAVAFSVPTDTKGIKIIYGRQSCDTRKLEEGTLDRGNPKFGGHEALVIFDDVFVPTERIFMCEEYDFSGMLVERFAGFHRQSYGGCKVGVGDVLIGAAALISDYNGTKKASHIKDKIIEMIHLNETLYCAGIACSSEGHPTMAGSYEIDMLLANICKQNVTRFPYEIARLAEDIAGGLFVTMPSEKDYRDPVLGGYIEKYLKGVAAVPTIDRMKVLRLIENLTLGTAAVGYRTESMHGAGSPQAQRIMISRQSNLEVKKQLVKDILDIKG; this is encoded by the coding sequence ATGGCTTTAAAAACACCTCAGGAGTATTTGGATAGTTTAAGAAAATTAAATTTAGAAGTTTATCTTTTTGGAGAAAGGGTAAAGGATCCTGTTGATAATCCAATTATCAGACCATCTTTAAATTCAGTAATAATGACTTATGAACTTGCACAAGATCCTAAATATGCTGATCTTATGATAGTTGATTCTCATATGACAGGAGAAAAAATTAACAGATTTACACATATTCATCAAAGCACTAGTGATCTTGTAAAAAAAGTAAAAATGCAAAGATTATTAGGACAAAAAACTGCTGCTTGTTTCCAGCGTTGTGTAGGAATGGATGCTTTTAATGCAGTATATAGTACTACTTATGAAACAGATCAGAAATATGGAACAGAATATCATACAAGATTTAAAAAATTTCTTGAGTATGTACAAAGAGAAGATTTGACAGTGGATGGAGCTATGACTGATCCTAAAGGAGATAGAGGGCTTTCGCCATCAAAACAAGAAGATCCAGATTTATTTCTTCATATAGTTGAAAAAAGAGAAGATGGAATAGTAGTAAAAGGAGCAAAGGTGCATCAGACAGGAATAGTAAATTCTCACGAAGTACTTGTAATGCCGACTATATCTATGATGGAAGAAGATAAAGAATATGCAGTAGCTTTCTCAGTACCTACTGATACAAAAGGAATAAAAATTATTTATGGAAGACAATCGTGTGATACAAGAAAACTTGAAGAAGGAACATTAGATAGGGGGAATCCTAAATTTGGAGGACATGAAGCTCTAGTTATTTTTGATGATGTATTTGTACCAACTGAACGTATATTTATGTGTGAAGAATATGACTTTTCTGGAATGCTTGTAGAAAGATTTGCAGGATTCCACAGACAAAGTTATGGTGGATGTAAAGTAGGTGTTGGAGATGTACTTATTGGAGCAGCAGCACTTATTTCAGATTATAATGGAACAAAAAAAGCATCTCATATAAAAGATAAAATAATTGAAATGATACATTTAAATGAAACTTTATATTGTGCTGGAATTGCATGTTCAAGTGAAGGACATCCAACAATGGCTGGGTCATATGAAATAGATATGCTTCTTGCAAATATATGTAAACAAAATGTAACAAGATTTCCATATGAGATAGCAAGATTAGCTGAAGATATTGCTGGAGGATTATTTGTAACTATGCCTTCAGAAAAAGATTACAGAGATCCAGTATTAGGAGGATATATAGAAAAATATCTGAAAGGAGTAGCAGCAGTACCTACAATAGATAGAATGAAAGTACTTAGACTCATAGAAAATCTTACATTGGGAACAGCAGCAGTAGGATACAGAACTGAATCTATGCATGGAGCTGGATCACCTCAGGCACAAAGAATTATGATAAGCAGACAGTCTAATCTTGAAGTTAAAAAACAGCTTGTAAAAGATATACTTGATATTAAAGGGTAG
- a CDS encoding DUF4184 family protein produces MPFTFSHPAIILPLKKLPKKYISMTGLIVGSIAPDFEYFLRMKSKYSHTMSGILWYDLPMGIFLAFLFHNLIKEALINNMPLFLKSRFINLRDFNWNNYFKYNWGIAIISIIIGICSHILWDGFTHRTGHFVKMFPVLESSVKLFGTKIPVYRGLQHISTLIGGIVVIKAIIDLPTDTSCISQKGKYKYWVLLIFLTPIIMFCGLSKRIPYYSFWHVIVNFITAFLLSLILTSFIFREKGKKLKDS; encoded by the coding sequence ATGCCATTCACATTTTCACACCCTGCAATTATACTACCATTAAAAAAATTACCTAAAAAATATATATCAATGACAGGACTCATTGTGGGAAGTATAGCTCCTGATTTTGAATATTTTTTGAGAATGAAAAGTAAATACAGTCATACTATGAGTGGAATATTATGGTATGATTTACCTATGGGAATTTTTTTGGCTTTTCTTTTTCATAACTTAATCAAAGAAGCCTTAATTAATAATATGCCTCTTTTTTTAAAATCACGTTTTATAAATCTTAGAGATTTTAATTGGAATAATTATTTTAAATATAATTGGGGTATTGCCATAATTTCAATTATAATTGGAATATGTTCCCATATACTATGGGATGGATTTACCCATAGAACAGGTCATTTTGTAAAAATGTTTCCAGTATTGGAATCTTCTGTAAAATTATTTGGAACAAAAATACCTGTATATAGAGGTTTACAGCATATAAGTACTCTTATAGGAGGAATAGTAGTTATTAAAGCTATCATCGATCTTCCTACTGATACAAGCTGTATATCCCAAAAAGGTAAATATAAATATTGGGTTTTATTAATTTTTTTAACACCAATAATAATGTTTTGCGGACTTTCAAAGAGAATTCCTTATTATTCTTTCTGGCATGTAATAGTGAATTTTATTACAGCTTTTCTTCTTTCTCTAATATTAACCTCTTTTATATTTAGAGAAAAAGGAAAAAAATTAAAGGATAGCTAA
- a CDS encoding thioesterase family protein, translated as MFSYKYKIVQEDINYGGHVGNERALLFFQFSRMAFFESLGFTELDLGDGIGVIQKNGYVEYNKELFLNDEIEIRITKVEIEKINFTCHYEIYNNAGEKVINGYTMLVCYDYAAKKIKRVPQGFKDKVEALA; from the coding sequence ATGTTTTCATACAAATATAAAATAGTGCAAGAGGATATAAACTATGGAGGTCATGTTGGAAATGAAAGAGCTCTTCTTTTCTTTCAGTTTTCAAGAATGGCATTCTTTGAATCTCTTGGATTTACAGAATTAGATTTAGGTGATGGAATTGGTGTTATTCAAAAAAATGGATACGTTGAATATAATAAAGAACTGTTTTTAAATGATGAAATAGAAATAAGAATAACTAAAGTAGAAATAGAAAAAATTAATTTTACTTGCCATTATGAAATATATAACAATGCTGGAGAGAAAGTTATCAATGGATACACTATGCTTGTATGTTATGATTATGCAGCTAAGAAAATAAAAAGAGTTCCTCAAGGTTTCAAAGATAAAGTTGAAGCTCTGGCTTAG
- a CDS encoding sigma-54 interaction domain-containing protein — translation MGKKGYGFLFKEKKETQSLKDEIIENRYINKMMKSIIDSSYDGIYVTDGEANTLLVNKSYGRITGLNIEELIGKNMKDLVAAGVYDNSGSLVVIETGKEATVNQKLSSGKEVLVTSVPVLDEDGTRKYIVTNVRDLSDIERLRRELFLNQNLTQKYKDELENMKEQLVDIDDITFKDKSMFNTLKMILKISKMDTSVLLTGETGTGKTHIAKLIHKYSNRSEQTFIEINCGAIPESLIESEFFGYEAGAFTGASKKGKMGVFELANNSTLFLDEISELNIDLQVKLLKVLESLEVRRIGGERVIQTNARIIAATNRDLRELVKEGKFREDLYYRLNVISINIPPLKERKDDIIPLCLRFLKEFNKKYNIEKFFSQEIIEVFYRYHWPGNIREMKNLIEQLVIISQGNEITTDYLPKYIFQKGTLDILDEKTDGADEFYQYHKMSLKEATLKFQQNLIKNMLKEKGSQRQVAKALQVDPATITRKLTGLE, via the coding sequence ATGGGGAAAAAAGGATATGGATTTTTATTCAAAGAAAAAAAAGAAACGCAATCTTTAAAAGATGAAATTATAGAAAATAGATATATCAATAAAATGATGAAATCTATAATTGATTCATCTTATGATGGAATCTATGTAACTGATGGAGAGGCAAATACTCTTTTGGTAAATAAATCTTATGGTAGAATAACAGGTCTGAACATAGAAGAATTGATTGGGAAAAATATGAAAGACCTGGTAGCAGCAGGAGTATATGATAATTCAGGGTCTCTTGTAGTAATAGAAACGGGAAAAGAAGCTACAGTGAATCAAAAATTATCTTCTGGCAAGGAAGTACTGGTTACAAGTGTACCTGTTTTAGATGAAGATGGAACAAGAAAATATATAGTAACTAATGTAAGAGATTTATCAGATATAGAAAGGTTAAGAAGAGAACTTTTTTTGAATCAAAATTTGACTCAGAAGTATAAAGATGAGCTGGAAAATATGAAAGAGCAGCTTGTGGATATAGATGATATAACATTTAAGGATAAATCTATGTTCAATACATTAAAAATGATATTGAAAATATCAAAGATGGATACTTCTGTACTTCTCACAGGGGAAACAGGAACTGGAAAAACTCATATAGCTAAATTGATACATAAATACAGCAATAGAAGTGAACAGACATTTATTGAGATAAATTGTGGAGCTATACCAGAAAGTCTCATTGAATCAGAATTTTTTGGATATGAGGCAGGAGCTTTTACTGGAGCATCTAAAAAAGGAAAAATGGGAGTTTTTGAACTTGCAAATAATTCAACTTTGTTTTTAGATGAAATATCAGAATTAAATATAGATTTACAGGTAAAATTACTTAAAGTCTTAGAAAGTCTTGAAGTAAGACGGATAGGTGGAGAAAGGGTTATTCAGACAAATGCAAGAATAATAGCTGCTACAAACAGAGATTTGAGAGAATTAGTAAAAGAAGGGAAATTTAGAGAGGATTTATATTATAGATTGAATGTAATATCCATAAATATACCACCTTTAAAAGAAAGAAAAGATGATATAATTCCATTATGTCTGAGATTTTTAAAAGAATTTAATAAAAAATATAATATTGAAAAATTTTTCAGTCAGGAAATAATAGAAGTTTTTTATAGATATCATTGGCCTGGCAATATAAGAGAAATGAAAAATCTTATTGAACAGTTGGTAATTATATCTCAAGGAAATGAAATAACTACAGATTATCTGCCAAAATATATTTTTCAAAAAGGAACTTTGGATATTTTAGATGAAAAAACTGATGGAGCAGATGAGTTCTATCAGTATCATAAAATGAGTTTAAAAGAGGCTACTCTAAAATTTCAGCAAAATCTTATTAAAAATATGCTTAAAGAAAAAGGATCTCAAAGACAGGTTGCAAAAGCATTACAGGTAGATCCTGCAACAATTACAAGAAAACTTACAGGTTTAGAATAA
- a CDS encoding autotransporter outer membrane beta-barrel domain-containing protein: MIEKVMKRVKRGNKKRGINITIGAIIGLILSCTAVMGADIEIGHKIDNMNDSEYDFINNGDISVSNSSGNALGVFVNSSTMRNILNNKSINAIGNLGCGIFITSSKVEENIINNGTISAVGTNGSNGININGNSTVGDIVNNGNINVIGISNGNVNGYGIYLDNSTVEEIINSGSINVIGISNGNANGYGIYLDNSIVGEINNSGIIIGYGNSSYSGGYGYGISLIGNSSIKGNITNSGSIVGFGFGSSDGYGIYLTGNSSIQKYIINSGNIVGFGSGFNSSDGYGISLRSGLATKGGINNNESIIAMGSSKGYGIYNKSAIENLTNTGVIFGTTNAVKNDRGGSIISTNNYGILATEGSSIVTGTTVKNSGLLISGATGVVTAGIEGIKRVVVGHDEEDNELIRTMTIKNAVIQGGSGITTDSFIFSGNSIEFDNSILNGKDKTLKVSDSGEIKGSIINAYGTAVLFDGADNQLTLSGTIVNGGIDGTNTIIGSDNGDTLILQSGDITYLNGTTDTQNTIINGNIDMKDGDDILTIRKGTIINGTLDGGLGNDTLNFEAALKTSSNSEIENRINILHNISGFENMNINTNVTLFETTFDSSGNSTDLKVTGAKNITIGANGVLTLRIDTNKVDSSSGKDKIIGHVLYGNNGVISSTGGKLLLALNGARNKSIISFGDTKLGNSLVTGNEAKYQEDVTFDTTSLLHSVKRVEGENEIEVTAKVNLPAKPINPDNITYEKLNKIYHSIISVDELENFDVDDDEKLSLFLGYLNDIYAGNPYSYSSELSRKSMGMFKDIVTENQFKADTGKWMIYGGLTHIDGGTKDTYYGKGYYSYDIGSSDIDADTKITGAYILGEYGISDTLTSGVIVGGNKLKSDLSNGSKVDGDALYLGAYAKKYVGNLKVTAGLGLQYGDYDVDRLGVNRVASDETKAVMKYSDNYNDISYDIYLNGRYSNPIGDNLFLEPYGTLSYTYIDQDGADEGNKALAIETDSKSFDYTSAKVGVDLKKVIPHEKGKSTLSAGVSYTRILSGAGEEHITGRFKGGTDFDILVAHKNEHNIGVNAKYDLELENGILFDVKGSYAVERDSNNNSGKNKTKGEWIVGIGLGYEF, from the coding sequence ATGATAGAAAAAGTGATGAAGAGAGTAAAAAGGGGAAATAAAAAAAGAGGTATAAATATAACAATAGGGGCTATCATAGGACTAATATTATCATGTACAGCAGTGATGGGAGCAGATATTGAGATTGGACATAAAATAGATAATATGAATGATTCAGAATATGATTTTATAAATAATGGAGATATATCAGTTTCTAATTCCAGTGGAAATGCTTTAGGAGTATTTGTAAATTCCTCAACAATGAGAAATATATTAAATAACAAAAGTATAAATGCCATAGGTAATCTTGGCTGTGGAATATTTATAACTTCTTCAAAAGTGGAGGAGAATATAATAAATAATGGAACTATAAGTGCTGTTGGTACTAATGGGAGTAATGGAATAAATATAAATGGGAACTCAACAGTGGGAGATATAGTAAATAATGGGAATATAAATGTCATAGGTATAAGTAATGGAAATGTAAATGGTTATGGAATATACCTTGATAACTCAACAGTGGAAGAAATAATAAACAGTGGAAGTATAAATGTCATAGGTATAAGTAATGGAAACGCAAATGGTTATGGAATATACCTAGATAACTCAATAGTGGGAGAGATAAACAACAGTGGAATTATAATAGGTTATGGAAATTCTAGTTATAGTGGTGGTTATGGTTATGGAATATCCCTAATAGGTAATTCGTCAATAAAGGGAAATATAACCAATAGTGGAAGTATAGTAGGTTTTGGTTTTGGTTCTAGTGATGGTTACGGAATATATCTAACAGGGAACTCATCAATACAGAAATATATAATCAATAGTGGAAATATAGTAGGTTTTGGTTCTGGTTTTAATTCTAGTGATGGTTATGGAATATCTCTAAGAAGTGGTTTAGCAACAAAAGGAGGTATAAACAATAATGAGAGTATAATAGCTATGGGTAGTAGTAAGGGTTATGGAATTTATAATAAGAGTGCTATAGAAAACCTAACAAATACAGGGGTTATATTTGGAACTACTAATGCTGTAAAAAATGATAGAGGAGGCTCTATAATTTCAACAAACAACTATGGAATATTAGCAACAGAAGGAAGCTCAATAGTAACTGGGACAACAGTAAAAAATTCTGGACTGCTTATATCTGGAGCCACTGGGGTGGTAACAGCAGGAATTGAAGGGATAAAAAGAGTAGTAGTAGGGCATGATGAAGAAGATAACGAATTGATAAGAACAATGACTATAAAAAATGCTGTTATACAAGGTGGTTCAGGAATAACAACAGATAGTTTCATATTTTCAGGTAATTCTATAGAATTTGACAATTCAATACTAAATGGAAAAGATAAAACATTAAAAGTTTCAGATTCAGGAGAGATAAAAGGTTCTATAATCAATGCCTATGGAACAGCAGTTCTTTTTGATGGAGCAGATAATCAGCTTACACTGTCAGGAACAATAGTAAATGGTGGAATAGATGGAACTAATACCATAATAGGAAGTGATAATGGAGATACATTAATACTTCAATCTGGAGATATTACATACTTAAATGGTACAACAGATACTCAAAATACTATAATCAATGGAAATATAGATATGAAAGATGGAGATGATATCCTAACAATAAGAAAAGGAACAATAATTAATGGAACTCTTGATGGTGGACTTGGGAATGATACTTTAAATTTTGAAGCAGCTTTAAAAACAAGTTCAAATTCAGAGATAGAAAATAGAATAAATATTTTACATAATATTTCTGGTTTTGAAAATATGAATATAAATACAAATGTAACTCTATTTGAAACAACTTTTGACAGCAGTGGAAATTCTACAGATTTAAAAGTGACAGGTGCAAAAAATATAACAATAGGAGCAAATGGAGTACTTACTTTAAGAATAGATACAAATAAGGTAGATAGTTCAAGTGGAAAAGATAAAATTATAGGTCATGTACTCTATGGAAATAATGGAGTAATATCTTCAACAGGAGGAAAACTATTACTTGCTCTAAATGGAGCTAGAAATAAAAGCATAATAAGTTTTGGAGATACTAAATTAGGTAACAGTTTAGTAACAGGAAATGAAGCAAAATATCAGGAAGATGTAACTTTTGATACAACATCACTGCTTCATTCTGTAAAGAGAGTAGAAGGAGAAAATGAAATAGAAGTTACAGCTAAAGTTAATCTTCCTGCAAAACCAATTAATCCAGATAATATAACATATGAAAAATTAAATAAGATATATCATAGTATTATTTCAGTAGATGAATTAGAAAACTTTGATGTAGATGATGATGAAAAATTGTCATTATTCTTAGGATATCTAAATGATATTTATGCAGGAAATCCATATTCATATTCAAGTGAACTTTCAAGAAAATCAATGGGAATGTTTAAAGATATAGTGACAGAAAACCAGTTCAAAGCAGATACAGGAAAATGGATGATATATGGAGGGTTAACTCATATAGATGGGGGAACAAAAGATACATACTATGGAAAAGGATATTACTCATATGATATAGGAAGTTCAGATATAGACGCAGATACAAAAATCACAGGAGCATATATACTTGGTGAATATGGAATATCTGATACATTGACTTCTGGAGTGATAGTTGGAGGAAATAAACTTAAATCTGACTTATCTAATGGTTCAAAAGTAGATGGAGATGCGCTGTATTTGGGAGCTTATGCTAAGAAGTATGTAGGGAATCTAAAAGTAACAGCAGGACTGGGCTTACAGTATGGAGATTATGATGTGGACAGACTGGGAGTAAACAGAGTAGCTTCTGATGAAACAAAAGCAGTAATGAAATATTCAGATAACTATAATGACATATCATATGATATCTACCTGAATGGAAGATACTCTAATCCAATAGGAGATAACTTATTCCTAGAACCATATGGAACACTGTCATATACATATATAGACCAAGATGGAGCAGATGAAGGAAACAAAGCTCTGGCTATAGAAACAGATTCAAAATCATTTGATTATACATCAGCTAAAGTAGGGGTTGATCTTAAAAAAGTGATACCACATGAAAAAGGAAAAAGTACATTGTCAGCTGGGGTAAGCTACACAAGAATACTTAGTGGTGCAGGAGAGGAACATATTACAGGAAGATTTAAAGGTGGAACAGACTTTGATATACTGGTAGCTCATAAGAATGAACATAATATAGGGGTAAATGCAAAATATGACCTTGAGCTTGAAAATGGAATACTATTTGATGTAAAAGGAAGTTATGCAGTAGAAAGAGATTCAAATAACAACTCTGGTAAAAACAAAACTAAAGGTGAATGGATAGTTGGAATAGGACTAGGGTATGAGTTCTAA
- a CDS encoding DUF523 domain-containing protein: MKILVSACMLGVECRYNGKGELKKDIEKLLKEHELIPVCPEQLGGLPTPRDPAEIQEDKIITKTGADVTKEYLKGAEEVLKLAKLYNCSAAILKERSPSCGCGKIYDGTFSKTLVTGNGATADLLIKNGIKVTGESRINKIFL, from the coding sequence ATGAAGATACTGGTCAGTGCCTGTATGCTAGGTGTAGAATGCCGTTATAATGGGAAAGGCGAACTGAAAAAAGATATAGAAAAACTGTTAAAAGAGCATGAACTTATCCCAGTATGCCCAGAACAGCTTGGAGGACTTCCTACTCCACGTGACCCAGCTGAAATACAAGAAGATAAAATTATCACAAAAACTGGAGCAGATGTCACAAAAGAGTATTTAAAGGGAGCTGAGGAAGTTCTTAAGTTAGCTAAACTATATAATTGCAGTGCTGCTATCTTAAAAGAAAGAAGTCCCTCTTGTGGCTGTGGAAAAATTTATGATGGTACTTTTTCAAAAACACTTGTAACTGGAAATGGAGCTACTGCTGATTTACTTATAAAAAATGGAATAAAAGTAACTGGAGAATCTAGAATAAACAAAATATTTTTATAA
- a CDS encoding NifU family protein, translating into MREIEKFLDKEIRPELRKHNGDISIEEYDEKNSKLVLRLMGQCCTCPHSIDTSENFIKISVREKFPEIKILHVNAGASKEFIEIAKAYLRGK; encoded by the coding sequence ATGAGAGAAATAGAAAAGTTTTTAGATAAGGAGATAAGACCAGAACTGCGTAAACATAATGGAGATATATCCATTGAAGAATATGATGAAAAAAATAGCAAATTAGTTTTAAGATTGATGGGGCAGTGTTGTACCTGCCCTCATTCAATAGATACCAGTGAAAATTTTATAAAAATCAGTGTGAGAGAAAAGTTTCCAGAAATAAAAATATTACATGTGAATGCTGGAGCTTCAAAAGAATTCATAGAGATAGCTAAAGCATATTTAAGGGGGAAATAA
- a CDS encoding toxin-antitoxin system YwqK family antitoxin, producing MKYIILIISFLMIGCTNIKSNISPSSKETIKTYYENGSVESKIIYVDNKKNGKMTSYFENGKIAVKGFFKDDKRDKKWVFYNEENGKISSIEKYVNGQLDGEQVYYHDNGKIKVKGNYTNGKRSSFWEMFDEEGKLEVQNIFIDGENIISIGIYQKNGKLLCNGNVVNQLRQGEWKYFDEEGNIAYIVNYERGIRNGEWHAFDRNGNPLMNGIYRNGRIVGIDIEE from the coding sequence ATGAAGTATATTATTCTGATCATCAGTTTTTTGATGATAGGATGTACAAATATAAAAAGTAATATTTCCCCTTCCTCTAAAGAAACTATAAAAACTTATTATGAAAATGGAAGTGTAGAATCTAAAATAATATATGTGGATAACAAGAAAAATGGAAAAATGACAAGTTATTTTGAAAATGGAAAAATTGCTGTAAAAGGATTTTTTAAAGATGATAAAAGAGATAAAAAATGGGTATTCTATAATGAGGAGAATGGAAAAATATCCAGCATTGAAAAATATGTAAATGGACAGCTCGATGGAGAACAGGTATATTATCATGATAACGGAAAAATAAAAGTAAAAGGTAATTATACTAATGGTAAAAGAAGCAGTTTCTGGGAAATGTTTGATGAAGAGGGAAAACTGGAAGTACAGAATATATTCATTGATGGAGAGAATATAATAAGTATAGGAATATATCAAAAAAATGGAAAACTTCTGTGTAATGGAAATGTTGTAAATCAATTAAGACAGGGAGAATGGAAGTATTTTGATGAAGAGGGAAATATAGCCTATATTGTAAATTATGAAAGAGGAATAAGAAATGGAGAGTGGCATGCATTTGATAGAAATGGAAACCCTCTAATGAATGGAATTTATAGAAATGGCAGAATAGTAGGAATTGATATAGAAGAATAA
- the fabG gene encoding 3-oxoacyl-[acyl-carrier-protein] reductase codes for MDRLKGKIALVTGSARGIGRAVVEKFAAEGAEMVISCDMGEAVYEQPNVRHEILNVTDRAAIKEFVAKIAAEYGRIDILINNAGITKDALLQRMTEEQWDAVINVNLKGVFNMTQAVAPVMSKNKSGSIVTLSSVVGLYGNLAQTNYSATKGGVIAMTKTWAKELARRGAIRANCVAPGFIESPMTDVLSEKVVAGMMERTPLARFGTAEDVANAILFLASDEASYITGQVLPVTGGLVI; via the coding sequence GTGGATAGATTAAAAGGAAAAATTGCTTTGGTTACTGGAAGTGCTAGGGGAATAGGAAGAGCTGTTGTTGAAAAGTTTGCTGCTGAAGGTGCAGAAATGGTTATCTCTTGTGATATGGGAGAAGCTGTATATGAACAGCCAAATGTAAGACATGAAATATTGAATGTTACTGACAGAGCTGCTATAAAAGAATTTGTTGCAAAAATAGCTGCTGAATATGGAAGAATAGATATATTAATAAATAATGCTGGTATTACTAAAGATGCTCTTTTACAAAGAATGACTGAAGAACAATGGGATGCAGTTATCAATGTTAACTTAAAGGGAGTATTTAATATGACTCAAGCTGTTGCTCCTGTTATGTCAAAAAATAAATCAGGATCAATAGTTACACTTTCATCTGTAGTTGGATTATATGGTAATTTAGCCCAAACTAATTACTCAGCTACAAAAGGTGGAGTTATAGCTATGACTAAAACTTGGGCAAAAGAATTAGCAAGAAGAGGAGCTATCAGAGCAAACTGTGTAGCACCTGGATTTATTGAAAGTCCAATGACTGATGTACTGTCAGAAAAAGTAGTTGCTGGAATGATGGAAAGAACTCCATTAGCAAGGTTTGGAACTGCTGAAGATGTGGCTAATGCTATTTTATTTTTAGCAAGTGATGAAGCTTCATACATTACAGGACAAGTTTTACCTGTAACTGGAGGACTAGTTATTTAA